Part of the Planctomycetota bacterium genome, AGTCGACCTGGGCCTCGCCCGGTGGATGCGAGAGCGGCACGAAGACTTCCTTCCTGGAGTCCTTCCACTCCCGGACTGCCGCCCTCACCATTGTGACGCCGCCGGTGTAGCCGCGTTCGGCCCTCAGTCGGTCGAAGATCCGCTGCGCCGTATGGTGCTGCTTCTTGGGCGCCTCCCGGTCCTGCTCCAGCACCTCGTGGATCCACGCCAGGTGCGGCCCCAGGATCGGCTTCTCACGCTTCGTCCGACGGCGGTACCCGGGCGGCTCGGCGTGTGCGAGCATCTTCGCAAGCGTCCGCCAGTTGATGCCGTATTCCTGGCAGGCCGCCCGCTTCGACAATTCGCCGGTCAGCACCCGGCGCCGGACCTCGGTCCACATCTCCATCGCTGCATACACTCCTCGTGCCTCGCTCTCGGTAGGGGGAGATCGCGGCTTCGCCGCGATTCTCCTGACCGACACCGCTGCACAGTTGTGCGCTGCATTTTTCGACCGGCGGGACTACCCGCCGCGCGCTGCACTTTTCAACCGGCGTTCACGCCATCTGCTCCGCGAGGCCTTCCAGCGATTCTGGGAGTACACGAATCCTGCGGCGGCTGGAAACTTCCTCGACGAGTGGACCACCGGCGCGATGCGGAGCCGCCTCGACCCGATGAAGAAGGTCGCCCGCAGCATGCGACGCCATCGCCATCTGATCCTCA contains:
- a CDS encoding transposase, yielding MPYSWQAARFDNSPVSTRRRTSVHISIAAYTPRASLSVGGDRGFAAILLTDTAAQLCAAFFDRRDYPPRAALFNRRSRHLLREAFQRFWEYTNPAAAGNFLDEWTTGAMRSRLDPMKKVARSMRRHRHLILNWLRAGGTISAGVVEGFNGKAKLTTRKAFGFRTSQGIEIALFHVLGRLPEPDSTHRFC